A single Mangrovimonas sp. YM274 DNA region contains:
- a CDS encoding Hpt domain-containing protein — MEQHYKLYRVRELADNDEDFIMALVAAFLEEVPEDAARLKEAVAEKDYFNTYQAAHKMKPTIDLFELGVLEDLIVVQDWGKFEKKEEDVSDKLDLVLTAIENASEELKKDYNL; from the coding sequence ATGGAACAGCATTATAAATTATATAGAGTAAGAGAGTTGGCAGATAACGATGAGGATTTTATCATGGCCTTGGTGGCTGCTTTCTTGGAAGAAGTACCTGAGGATGCCGCTCGGTTAAAAGAAGCCGTGGCAGAGAAGGACTATTTCAACACCTATCAAGCTGCGCATAAAATGAAACCTACCATAGATCTGTTCGAACTTGGAGTTTTGGAAGATTTGATCGTGGTTCAGGATTGGGGAAAATTTGAGAAGAAAGAAGAAGACGTTTCGGATAAATTGGATCTTGTGCTTACAGCCATCGAAAATGCCTCTGAAGAATTAAAAAAGGATTATAACCTATAA
- a CDS encoding amidase family protein, whose translation MRFLAFTLLLLLFSSCKQHNSQSPIQSKSDSTDISDISTKQFTEFKVLDSKYMDVEQLWEPFNAELVSFSETDYNNLKPLVLEQDIPSLQKYVQEGKLSYELLTKFYLYRIRKYDRANPNSLNSVIALNPKVIEEARKCDELIKTNGLKHPIFGMPILLKDNIDASGMPTTAGAVALKDNFTEDAFIVKKLKANGALILGKTNLSEWAYFFCGDCPSGYSAIGGQTLNPYGRKVLDTGGSSSGSGVAVAANFCVAAVGSETSGSILSPSSQNSNVGLKPTIGLLGRSGIVPISSTLDTPGPMTKNVIDNAILFHAMLGKDMDDFKATDGILKETFDLDNFEPIDLQGKKFGCFASLKEDPLYSKALQDLEHLGAEIVEIEAQEIQLPYFIRLLNLDMKKDLPTYLKHYADNNVKVTSVEDVIVFNREDSINRMPYGQKLFEGIVADNGTEKDLENIKSTLKTNGKLFLDTPMQKYQLDAVLSINNFHAGFAAVAEYPAITVPMGYTADKGEPKGLTFISKPFSEIQLLQWAMAYEQATKQREMPKDYN comes from the coding sequence ATGAGATTCTTAGCTTTCACTCTATTGTTGCTACTGTTTTCTTCCTGTAAACAGCATAATTCCCAAAGTCCTATACAATCAAAATCTGATTCTACAGATATCAGTGATATCTCTACCAAACAATTCACCGAGTTCAAGGTTTTGGATTCAAAATATATGGATGTCGAACAGTTATGGGAACCTTTCAATGCTGAATTGGTTTCCTTTTCAGAAACCGATTATAATAATTTGAAGCCGCTTGTTTTGGAGCAGGATATTCCAAGCTTACAGAAATATGTGCAAGAGGGAAAATTGTCCTATGAATTACTGACCAAATTTTACCTTTATCGCATTAGAAAATATGACAGAGCCAATCCGAACTCTTTAAATTCTGTCATTGCCTTAAACCCAAAAGTGATAGAAGAAGCACGAAAGTGTGATGAACTTATAAAAACAAATGGCCTGAAGCATCCCATTTTTGGAATGCCTATTTTATTGAAGGATAACATTGATGCCTCCGGTATGCCTACCACAGCGGGGGCTGTTGCTTTAAAAGACAATTTCACAGAAGATGCTTTTATTGTAAAGAAATTAAAGGCCAATGGAGCATTGATATTAGGAAAGACCAATTTAAGCGAATGGGCCTATTTCTTTTGCGGCGATTGCCCGAGTGGGTATAGTGCCATTGGAGGTCAAACCTTAAACCCTTATGGAAGAAAAGTTCTGGATACCGGTGGTTCCAGTTCTGGTAGTGGGGTGGCAGTGGCTGCCAATTTTTGTGTGGCAGCAGTTGGCAGTGAAACCTCCGGATCTATTTTGTCGCCTTCAAGTCAAAATTCTAATGTAGGGTTGAAGCCAACGATTGGTTTGTTGGGCAGAAGTGGAATTGTACCTATTTCGTCAACTTTAGATACGCCGGGCCCTATGACCAAGAATGTTATAGATAATGCTATTTTATTTCATGCCATGTTAGGAAAAGATATGGACGACTTCAAAGCAACTGATGGTATTTTAAAAGAGACTTTTGATTTAGATAATTTTGAACCTATCGATTTACAGGGGAAAAAGTTTGGATGTTTCGCAAGTCTAAAAGAAGACCCTTTATACTCCAAAGCCTTACAGGATTTGGAGCATCTTGGAGCTGAAATTGTAGAAATTGAAGCACAGGAAATACAACTCCCATATTTTATAAGGTTGCTCAACCTTGATATGAAAAAGGATTTACCAACGTATTTGAAACATTACGCAGATAATAATGTTAAGGTAACCTCGGTAGAAGATGTTATTGTGTTTAATAGGGAAGATTCCATCAATAGAATGCCTTATGGACAAAAGCTGTTTGAAGGCATTGTAGCTGACAACGGGACTGAGAAGGACTTGGAAAACATCAAATCGACCCTTAAAACAAATGGAAAATTGTTTTTGGACACTCCAATGCAAAAGTATCAACTAGATGCCGTTTTGTCTATTAATAATTTCCATGCAGGATTTGCCGCGGTTGCCGAATACCCTGCGATTACGGTGCCCATGGGTTACACTGCAGATAAAGGAGAACCCAAAGGGCTAACTTTTATCTCAAAACCTTTTAGCGAAATACAATTATTACAATGGGCCATGGCCTATGAACAGGCCACGAAACAAAGAGAAATGCCTAAAGATTATAATTAA
- the ftsY gene encoding signal recognition particle-docking protein FtsY: MSFFKKIFSSEKKETLDKGLEKSKTSFFTKLNKAVAGKSKVDDEVLDNLEEILVTSDVGVDTTLRIIERIEERVARDKYLGTSELNKILREEIAGLLSEIDAGNATEFTVPSNKKPYVIMVVGVNGVGKTTTIGKLAHQFKQQGLKVVLGAADTFRAAAIDQLQVWADRVDVPIIKQSMGSDPASVAFDTLQSAVTSDADVVIIDTAGRLHNKVNLMNELTKVKRVMQKVVEDAPHDVLLVLDGSTGQNAFEQAKQFTAATEVTSLAVTKLDGTAKGGVVIGISDQFKIPVKYIGVGEGIEDLQVFNKFEFVDSFFKN; the protein is encoded by the coding sequence ATGAGTTTTTTTAAGAAAATATTTTCTTCGGAAAAAAAGGAAACCCTAGACAAAGGGTTGGAAAAATCCAAAACATCATTTTTCACAAAGCTGAATAAAGCTGTGGCTGGAAAGTCAAAAGTGGATGATGAGGTATTGGACAACCTAGAGGAAATTTTGGTGACCAGTGATGTAGGGGTGGATACCACGTTAAGGATCATTGAGCGCATCGAAGAGCGTGTGGCACGTGACAAATATTTAGGGACCTCCGAACTCAATAAAATTCTTCGTGAAGAAATTGCCGGGTTGTTATCAGAAATTGATGCCGGTAACGCGACTGAATTCACGGTGCCTTCCAATAAAAAACCTTATGTGATTATGGTGGTTGGTGTAAATGGTGTTGGAAAAACAACGACCATCGGGAAGTTGGCACACCAGTTCAAGCAACAAGGATTAAAAGTAGTACTTGGAGCGGCAGATACCTTTAGGGCGGCGGCAATAGACCAACTGCAGGTTTGGGCAGATCGAGTAGATGTGCCTATCATCAAACAATCCATGGGAAGTGATCCTGCTTCGGTTGCCTTTGATACCTTGCAAAGTGCAGTGACTTCTGATGCTGATGTGGTAATTATCGATACCGCTGGACGTTTGCACAATAAGGTAAATTTGATGAACGAGCTCACCAAAGTGAAACGTGTTATGCAGAAAGTGGTAGAAGATGCGCCGCATGATGTGTTATTGGTTTTGGATGGTTCTACCGGTCAAAATGCTTTTGAACAGGCAAAACAATTTACGGCTGCCACAGAAGTAACGTCATTGGCGGTTACCAAATTGGATGGAACTGCTAAAGGTGGCGTTGTGATTGGTATTTCAGATCAATTTAAAATTCCGGTGAAATATATTGGAGTTGGTGAAGGGATTGAAGATCTTCAGGTGTTCAATAAATTTGAATTTGTGGATTCTTTCTTCAAAAACTAA
- a CDS encoding competence/damage-inducible protein A, with the protein MQAEIITIGDEILIGQIVDTNSAFISKALNKIGVSVYQITSVQDDKEHILKAFKEAEDNVDIIIVTGGLGPTKDDITKKTIAEYFNDTLVQNQEVLAHIKYLWEHYIKKPLVQVNIDQALVPSKAQVLMNVNGTAPGMWMERNGKVFVSLPGVPFEMEALIENEVIPKLQKAFKFPYIKHKTILTYGMGESNLAARIEDWEDNLPKFIKLAYLPNLGKVRLRLTGKGMDREVVEAEIDKQVKALLPQIEDIFVGFEEDQSLEAIIGRQLTLMGKTLATAESCTGGKIAESFTSHPGASKYFKGSVVSYTKEAKMNVLHISEVLIDQFSVVSAQVAEAMAMAALKMFNSDYAIATTGNAGPTTDDTGEEVGVVFIAIASKSGVYSEEFNFGNHRMKVINKAANKAFEMLQKEILKKI; encoded by the coding sequence ATGCAAGCCGAAATTATAACAATTGGCGATGAGATTCTCATAGGTCAAATTGTAGATACAAATTCAGCATTTATCAGTAAGGCCCTAAATAAAATTGGGGTCTCTGTGTATCAGATCACTTCTGTTCAGGATGATAAGGAGCATATTCTAAAGGCATTTAAGGAGGCTGAAGACAATGTCGATATCATCATTGTTACTGGAGGTTTGGGACCTACCAAAGACGATATTACCAAGAAAACCATTGCAGAATATTTTAACGATACGTTAGTGCAGAACCAAGAGGTGTTGGCACATATCAAATACCTTTGGGAACATTATATCAAGAAACCTTTGGTGCAGGTTAACATCGATCAGGCTTTGGTGCCCTCAAAAGCACAGGTTTTGATGAACGTTAACGGAACTGCTCCAGGCATGTGGATGGAAAGGAATGGAAAAGTATTTGTTTCATTACCTGGTGTGCCATTTGAAATGGAAGCTTTGATTGAAAATGAGGTCATTCCTAAACTCCAAAAGGCATTTAAATTCCCATATATCAAACATAAAACCATTCTAACCTATGGCATGGGCGAAAGCAATTTGGCTGCTCGTATAGAAGACTGGGAAGACAATCTGCCAAAGTTTATCAAGTTGGCCTATTTGCCCAATTTAGGGAAAGTAAGGTTGCGCTTAACGGGAAAAGGAATGGATAGGGAAGTTGTGGAAGCCGAAATAGATAAACAAGTAAAAGCTCTATTACCTCAAATAGAAGATATTTTTGTAGGCTTCGAAGAGGACCAATCCCTAGAAGCTATTATAGGAAGGCAACTGACCCTTATGGGAAAAACACTTGCTACTGCCGAAAGCTGTACGGGAGGAAAAATTGCCGAGAGCTTTACGTCACACCCTGGGGCTTCCAAATATTTTAAGGGAAGTGTGGTAAGTTATACCAAGGAAGCTAAAATGAATGTATTGCACATTTCAGAAGTCCTTATTGATCAATTTTCCGTGGTGAGTGCCCAAGTGGCTGAAGCTATGGCCATGGCAGCTTTAAAAATGTTCAATAGTGATTATGCCATAGCGACCACAGGTAATGCAGGGCCTACTACAGATGATACAGGTGAAGAAGTAGGCGTGGTATTTATTGCAATCGCTTCTAAGAGTGGCGTGTATAGTGAGGAGTTTAACTTTGGGAACCACCGAATGAAAGTGATAAATAAGGCGGCTAACAAGGCGTTTGAGATGCTTCAAAAAGAAATTTTAAAAAAGATTTGA
- the rpmG gene encoding 50S ribosomal protein L33 — protein MAKKGNRIQVILECTEHKESGMPGTSRYITTKNKKNTPDRMEIKKFNPILKRMTVHKEIK, from the coding sequence ATGGCAAAGAAAGGAAATAGAATTCAGGTTATATTGGAGTGTACAGAGCACAAGGAGTCTGGGATGCCAGGAACTTCACGTTACATCACTACCAAGAATAAGAAAAACACGCCAGATAGAATGGAGATTAAGAAATTTAACCCAATCTTGAAGCGTATGACAGTTCATAAAGAAATTAAATAA
- a CDS encoding fumarylacetoacetate hydrolase family protein: MKLICIGRNYTEHIAELENERPEEPVVFLKPDTAILLKKQPFFIPDFSNDVHHEVEVLVRINKVGKYIDKKFAHKYYDQIGLGIDFTARDLQAKLKAKGLPWEKAKSFDGAAVIGNWLPKSNFEDVNSINFTLEKNDELVQQGNTSLMLWKIDEIIEYVSKYFTLKIGDIIFTGTPAGVGKVNANDKLVGAIEGTPLFSITVK, translated from the coding sequence ATGAAACTTATCTGCATAGGTAGAAATTACACAGAGCATATCGCGGAGCTTGAAAATGAAAGACCCGAGGAGCCTGTGGTATTTTTGAAACCCGATACGGCTATCTTGTTAAAGAAGCAACCGTTTTTTATCCCAGATTTTTCAAACGATGTACACCACGAAGTGGAAGTTTTGGTACGAATCAATAAGGTTGGGAAGTATATTGATAAGAAATTTGCTCATAAATATTACGATCAAATTGGTTTGGGGATCGATTTTACGGCAAGAGATCTTCAAGCAAAGTTAAAGGCTAAAGGCCTTCCTTGGGAAAAGGCAAAATCTTTTGATGGAGCAGCCGTAATTGGCAATTGGTTGCCAAAAAGTAATTTTGAGGATGTGAACAGCATCAACTTTACTTTGGAGAAAAACGATGAACTTGTGCAGCAGGGAAATACCAGTTTGATGCTTTGGAAAATTGATGAAATCATCGAATATGTCTCAAAATATTTCACTTTAAAGATAGGAGATATTATCTTTACAGGAACGCCTGCAGGAGTGGGTAAAGTAAATGCAAACGATAAATTGGTTGGGGCCATAGAAGGGACCCCTTTGTTTTCAATAACTGTAAAATAA
- the rpmB gene encoding 50S ribosomal protein L28 — MSRVCELTGKKAMVGNNVSHAMNKTKRKFDANLIKKRFYIPEEDKWVTLKVSTSALKTINRIGISAAIKEAKSKGFLK; from the coding sequence ATGTCAAGAGTTTGTGAACTTACTGGAAAAAAAGCGATGGTTGGAAACAACGTATCTCACGCTATGAATAAGACTAAGCGTAAATTTGATGCAAATTTGATCAAAAAACGCTTTTATATTCCTGAAGAAGATAAATGGGTAACTCTAAAAGTTTCTACCTCTGCATTGAAGACTATCAATAGAATTGGTATCTCTGCTGCAATCAAAGAAGCAAAATCTAAAGGATTTTTAAAATAA
- a CDS encoding DUF4295 domain-containing protein: protein MAKKSVATLQTGSKRLTKAIKMVKSPKSGAYMFVESVMAPELVNDFLNKK, encoded by the coding sequence ATGGCAAAGAAATCAGTAGCAACTTTACAAACAGGATCTAAAAGATTAACAAAAGCCATCAAGATGGTGAAGTCTCCTAAGAGTGGTGCTTACATGTTCGTAGAATCTGTTATGGCTCCAGAATTAGTGAATGACTTTTTAAACAAAAAATAA
- a CDS encoding 3'-5' exonuclease translates to MNLNLTKPICFFDLETTGVNISKDRIVEISILKVYPDGKEESNTWLVNPEMPIPPEVTAIHGVSDEDVADKPTFKELAKEIHNIIKDSDLGGFNSNRFDIPLLAEEMLRAEMDFDMKSRVAIDVQTIYHKMEQRTLSAAYQFYCNKNLDGAHSAEADTNATYEVLKAQVAKYEELENDAKFLAEFSSRKKFADFAGFIAFNKEEEECFTFGKHKGKRVQDVLNDEPGYFGWLLNADFPLYTKKVLTAIKLRAFNNKLD, encoded by the coding sequence ATGAATCTTAATCTTACAAAACCAATTTGCTTTTTTGATCTGGAAACCACCGGAGTAAATATTTCAAAGGATAGAATTGTTGAAATTTCCATTTTAAAGGTATATCCAGACGGAAAGGAGGAAAGCAATACTTGGTTGGTAAATCCAGAAATGCCTATTCCGCCAGAAGTAACCGCAATCCATGGGGTGTCTGATGAAGATGTCGCAGACAAGCCTACATTTAAGGAATTGGCAAAAGAGATTCATAACATTATCAAGGATTCCGATTTGGGAGGCTTCAACTCCAATAGATTTGATATTCCTTTATTGGCAGAGGAAATGCTCCGTGCCGAAATGGATTTTGATATGAAAAGCCGTGTCGCTATTGATGTGCAAACCATTTATCATAAAATGGAACAACGTACCTTGTCGGCAGCCTACCAATTCTACTGTAACAAAAATTTGGACGGCGCTCACAGTGCAGAGGCCGATACCAATGCTACTTATGAAGTATTGAAAGCTCAAGTAGCCAAATATGAGGAGTTGGAAAATGATGCCAAGTTTTTAGCGGAATTCAGTTCTAGAAAGAAATTTGCCGACTTTGCAGGCTTTATAGCTTTCAACAAAGAGGAAGAGGAATGCTTTACGTTTGGAAAGCACAAAGGGAAGCGTGTTCAAGATGTATTGAATGATGAACCGGGATATTTTGGTTGGTTGTTAAATGCCGATTTTCCTTTGTACACCAAAAAGGTGTTAACCGCAATTAAATTGAGAGCATTTAATAATAAATTGGACTAA